In Plectropomus leopardus isolate mb chromosome 20, YSFRI_Pleo_2.0, whole genome shotgun sequence, one DNA window encodes the following:
- the cops4 gene encoding COP9 signalosome complex subunit 4, giving the protein MATDVRQELAQLMNSTGSHKDLAAKYRQILEKAIQFTDAEQLESLKAFVEAMVNENVSLVISRQLLTDFCTHLPNLPDATAKAVYHFTLEKIQPRVISFEEQVASIRQHLATIYEKEGDWRNAAQVLVGIPLETGQKQYNVDYKLDTYLKIARLYLEDDDPVQAEAYINRASLLQNESSNEQLQIHYKVCYARVLDFRRKFIEAAQRYNELSYKSIVHESERLEALKHALNCTILASAGQQRSRMLATLFKDERCQQLAAYGILEKMYLDRIIRGNQLQEFAAMLMPHQKATTADGSSILDRAVIEHNLLSASKLYNNITFEELGALLEIPPAKAEKIASQMITEGRMNGFIDQIDGIVHFETREALPTWDKQIQSLCFQVNNLLEKIRSAAPEWAAQAMETQMTQ; this is encoded by the exons ATGGCGACCGACGTGAGACAGGAGCTCGCACAGCTGATGAATTCAACTGGATCTCACAAAGACCTCGCTGCCAA ATATCGACAAATTTTGGAGAAGGCCATTCAGTTCACAGATGCAGAGCAGCTGGAATCCTTGAAGGCCTTTGTTGAAGCAA TGGTCAATGAAAATGTTAGTCTTGTCATCTCGAGACAGCTGCTCACCGATTTCTGCACACATCTGCCCAACCTGCCGGATGCCACAGCTAAAGCAGTGTATCATTTCACCTTAGAAAAGATTCAGCCGAGGGTCATCTCCTTTGAGGAACAG GTAGCCTCAATCAGACAGCACTTAGCAACCATTTATGAAAAGGAGGGAGACTGGAGAAATGCTGCCCAGGTTTTAGTTGGTATTCCCCTGGAAACAGGACAGAA GCAATACAATGTGGACTATAAGTTGGATACGTACCTGAAAATTGCCCGTCTCTACTTGGAGGATGATGATCCGGTGCAGGCGGAGGCCTACATCAACAGAGCCTCGCTGCTTCAGAACGAGTCCTCTAATGAACAGCTGCAGATACACTATAAG GTGTGTTATGCCAGAGTCTTAGACTTCAGGAGGAAATTCATCGAAGCTGCACAAAGATACAACGAGCTGTCCTATAAGTCAATTGTCCACGAGAGTGAACGTCTGGAGGCGCTGAAACACGCCCTGAACTGCACCATACTGGCCTCTGCAG gtCAGCAGCGCTCCCGAATGTTGGCCACTCTCTTTAAGGATGAGCGCTGCCAGCAGCTGGCTGCCTATGGTATTCTGGAGAAGATGTACCTGGACCGCATCATCAGAGGAAACCAGCTGCAGGAGTTTGCTGCCATGCTGATGCCTCACCAGAAAGCCACCACAGCGGATG GCTCCAGCATCCTTGACAGAGCTGTGATTGAACACAACCTCCTGTCTGCTAGCAAACTCTACAACAACATCACATTTGAAGAACTAGGAGCTTTGTTGGAAATCCCCCCAGCAAAG GCTGAGAAAATAGCTTCCCAGATGATCACTGAAGGACGCATGAACGGCTTCATCGACCAGATAGACGGCATTGTACACTTTGAGA CCCGTGAAGCCCTTCCTACCTGGGACAAACAGATCCAGTCTCTGTGTTTCCAAGTCAACAACCTCTTAGAAAAGATCCGTTCGGCTGCTCCGGAGTGGGCCGCACAAGCTATGGAAACCCAGATGACCCAGTAA
- the LOC121959690 gene encoding placenta-specific gene 8 protein-like isoform X1, with the protein MTMMFDVQKRCNLHSSLFGEDTQVKITKYGPHCLDLDSRTNKLFPSNSILIMAVTNQPGGYPPTDFQTGLCDFCDDAGTCCYGMFCFWCLGCSIASDMDECCLCGATVLMRSVYRTKYNINGSLCNDYLAHMCCPCCAICQLKRDIDRRKEQGIF; encoded by the exons ATGACGATGATGTTTGATGTTCAAAAGAGGTGTAATTTACATTCATCTCTGTTCGGGGAAGATACACAAGTAAAGATCACAAAATACGGCCCTCACTGTTTAGATTTAGACTCAAGAACAAACAAACTCTTTCCATCCAACAGCATCCTGATCATGGCTGTGACCAACCAACCGGGTGGCTACCCGCCCACCGACTTCCAGACCGGCCTGTGTGATTTCTGCGATGACGCTGGAACTT GCTGCTACGGTATGTTTTGCTTCTGGTGCCTCGGCTGCAGCATCGCCAGCGACATGGACGAGTGCTGCCTGTGTGGCGCCACCGTGTTAATGCGCAGCGTCTACAGGACCAAATACAACATCAAC GGGTCATTGTGTAACGACTATTTGGCGCATATGTGCTGTCCGTGCTGTGCCATCTGCCAACTTAAGAGAGATATCGACCGCAGGAAGGAGCAAGGCATTTTCTGA
- the LOC121959690 gene encoding placenta-specific gene 8 protein-like isoform X2 produces the protein MAVTNQPGGYPPTDFQTGLCDFCDDAGTCCYGMFCFWCLGCSIASDMDECCLCGATVLMRSVYRTKYNINGSLCNDYLAHMCCPCCAICQLKRDIDRRKEQGIF, from the exons ATGGCTGTGACCAACCAACCGGGTGGCTACCCGCCCACCGACTTCCAGACCGGCCTGTGTGATTTCTGCGATGACGCTGGAACTT GCTGCTACGGTATGTTTTGCTTCTGGTGCCTCGGCTGCAGCATCGCCAGCGACATGGACGAGTGCTGCCTGTGTGGCGCCACCGTGTTAATGCGCAGCGTCTACAGGACCAAATACAACATCAAC GGGTCATTGTGTAACGACTATTTGGCGCATATGTGCTGTCCGTGCTGTGCCATCTGCCAACTTAAGAGAGATATCGACCGCAGGAAGGAGCAAGGCATTTTCTGA